Proteins found in one Pseudochaenichthys georgianus chromosome 13, fPseGeo1.2, whole genome shotgun sequence genomic segment:
- the diabloa gene encoding diablo, IAP-binding mitochondrial protein a, producing MQAVAQCSVCTSRAAGGLLRKQTDFSLLRTNKSALRRGAACIRLLSISESVLLSKGEHGVQKLGQKRTDTAHRGPLSVGHGLAVPFTQQIENLSYDSLIIRAASVVTDSSSTLLSQTSLALVNALTDYSKAVQTRIIVQRRYLASLGKLTPSEEDLFLAAINAQRAEATDRLQECKRFETNWINSVNLCKMAAEAAQSSGADQASITVRASIQVAQSQVGEARKLAATADKKLAETKAEEIQRMAEYVAFLDGEEHEVHEAYLRED from the exons ATGCAAGCTGTTGCTCAGTGTTCAGTGTGCACCAGCCGGGCTGCTGGAGGACTTCTGCGAAAACAAACTGACTTTTCACTGCTGCGGACCAACAAGAGTGCTCTCAGGAGAGGAGCAGCCTGCATCCGTCTCCTAAG CATTTCTGAGAGTGTGCTATTGAGCAAAGGGGAGCATGGAGTCCAGAAATTAGGACAGAAACGGACAGATACTGCACACAGAGGGCCTTTGAGTGTTGGACATGGGCTTGCTGTTCCTTTTACACAG CAAATTGAAAACCTCTCTTACGACTCCCTGATCATAAGAGCAGCCTCTGTGGTTACAGACAGTTCAAGTACTTTGCTCTCCCAGACCTCATTGGCTCTCGTAAATGCCCTTACAGATTACTCAAAG GCTGTGCAAACACGCATCATTGTCCAAAGACGGTATTTAGCTTCACTGGGAAAACTGACCCCATCAGAAGAGGATTTGTTTCTGGCGGCAATCAATGCCCAGCGTGCAGAG GCAACTGACAGGCTACAAGAATGCAAACGCTTTGAGACAAACTGGATCAATTCTGTCAATTTGTGCAAAATGGCAGCCGAGGCAGCACAATCTTCAG GAGCCGATCAGGCCTCCATCACAGTGAGGGCAAGCATCCAGGTGGCCCAGTCACAGGTGGGGGAGGCTCGGAAACTGGCAGCGACTGCAGATAAGAAGTTGGCCGAGACTAAAGCAGAAGAGATCCAAAGGATGGCAGAATATGTTGCCTTTCTAGATGGAGAGGAGCATGAGGTGCATGAGGCTTATCTACGAGAGGACTaa